A region from the Bacteroidales bacterium genome encodes:
- a CDS encoding fibronectin type III domain-containing protein — protein MVQNLSSQPILNDPLPISAQPKIIQFIQTEVPNSPNNLAETGVNQSKPETDNQYAISSAFTGYNVYRDNIIIASNIPDLSYDDPALPKGAYDYEVSAQYDYGESERIGPVHVDIYTCFPPTNLVVSNSTLTTTSANLSWTPSILSTNLQWDLEWGPAGFTQGLGTNVLISTTPGYSFTGLTAGTAYDVYVRTQCSASDASAWVRTTFRTHYFNCPAGSISETETCGGSTNNGCEIIPTATGTINCGETICGTAWLNRTHRDTDWYSFTLTGPTDVILTGQSEFLCTFGIASAPCSSAIFYSSYDRWAGENVSFVTRLASAGTYFVYIAPAYSDQLKCDSLNRYWVKITCNSCLAPTALNVSNITTTSADLSWTSSSPAWNIEWGPAGFAQGNGTMITGITSNPFTLNGLSMGNSYSYFVQSNCGSGSLATGPDHSPFTCHARLFHCLISRISVLSQLVRLHNAGKSVGKEHSQTGWLTLAILPVGPRQNSVSPIITPISMEGHT, from the coding sequence ATGGTCCAGAACCTATCATCTCAACCCATTTTAAATGATCCGTTACCTATTTCGGCACAACCCAAAATCATTCAATTTATACAAACAGAAGTGCCAAATTCACCTAATAATCTGGCCGAAACAGGTGTTAACCAATCAAAACCTGAAACAGATAATCAGTATGCAATTTCATCTGCCTTTACCGGTTACAATGTTTACCGCGACAATATTATAATTGCCAGTAATATTCCCGATCTTTCCTACGACGATCCCGCACTTCCAAAAGGAGCGTATGATTATGAGGTCTCGGCACAATATGACTATGGGGAATCAGAAAGGATCGGCCCGGTCCATGTGGATATCTATACATGTTTTCCACCGACAAACCTGGTTGTTTCCAATTCAACCCTTACTACCACCTCTGCTAATCTTTCCTGGACACCCTCTATATTGTCGACTAATCTCCAATGGGACCTTGAATGGGGTCCTGCCGGATTTACTCAAGGATTGGGTACCAACGTCCTAATAAGTACCACCCCCGGGTATTCATTTACCGGTCTTACAGCCGGCACTGCGTATGATGTTTATGTGCGCACCCAATGCAGTGCTTCAGATGCAAGCGCATGGGTCAGGACAACTTTCCGCACCCATTACTTCAATTGCCCGGCAGGTTCAATCTCTGAAACGGAAACATGCGGCGGCAGCACAAACAATGGATGTGAGATAATACCTACGGCAACCGGGACCATCAATTGCGGTGAAACAATTTGTGGTACCGCCTGGTTAAACAGGACACACCGTGACACCGACTGGTACTCTTTCACGCTCACAGGACCGACTGATGTAATATTGACAGGGCAGTCAGAATTCCTCTGTACTTTTGGTATTGCTTCCGCCCCTTGTTCCTCGGCTATATTCTATAGTTCCTATGATAGATGGGCAGGTGAAAACGTCTCATTTGTTACCAGGTTAGCCTCAGCCGGAACCTATTTTGTATATATAGCTCCGGCATATTCTGACCAGTTGAAATGTGACTCACTCAACCGTTATTGGGTTAAAATCACATGCAACAGCTGCCTGGCACCTACTGCACTCAATGTATCAAACATCACTACAACTTCTGCTGATCTCAGCTGGACATCCAGTTCTCCTGCCTGGAATATCGAATGGGGCCCAGCGGGGTTTGCCCAGGGGAATGGAACCATGATCACAGGTATTACATCAAATCCATTTACCTTAAACGGGCTCAGCATGGGCAATTCCTATAGTTATTTTGTTCAGAGTAATTGTGGAAGCGGCTCTTTAGCAACTGGGCCGGACCATTCACCTTTTACCTGCCATGCCCGGCTGTTTCATTGCCTTATATCGAGGATTTCAGTACTCAGTCAATTGGTTCGCCTCCACAATGCTGGCAAAAGCGTGGGGAAGGAGCACTCTCAAACTGGATGGTTAACATTGGCAATTCTGCCGGTGGGACCTCGCCAGAACTCAGTTTCTCCTATTATAACCCCTATTTCTATGGAAGGTCATACCTGA
- a CDS encoding carboxypeptidase regulatory-like domain-containing protein has translation MGDCNADAEIVNCIISGNTNTNDNDWNGGGGGVNLVHTGKLVNCLITNNSAPNSPVGGGGVYCDWGDYYGNQNIFIIGCTITNNTALNWGGTSNVINGGEFQNCLIWGNTDNSGNPSNYDGNTFVYCCSDPQPDGSGNISSDPNFVNPESGNFRLLDASPCIDAGWNDFNFQTLDLDGNPRINEYTIDMGAYEYGAGINIQIGNGSDLSQQFPINSCYDYSYSQQIYLGSEINDGSGTSGFISKIRFYYAGGVSSFSNSNNWTVYLGNTAKTEFAGTADWVPVTSMNQVFSGTIPEPIAGTWVEILLPTPFHYTGSNIVVAVDENSNSYDCTAFWSSFYTETHRGLLFYDYGINPDPVAPPEANTGLGQFINQVQFEMNTIVGTLEGIVAEQPNCTTPIAGATITTGNYSTTSDATGHYQLSLPVGIYNVTAFYQDESQTISSINIDPENTTTQDFCLQPYYAPPVNLQANVTGPAFNNVHLTWMIPGSVADQWIHWDQGIISGGLGYGAPATFSVASRWPVSDIASYDGTYLKKIRFAPADPNAAYTLKVWKGTNASTLLHSQVVTNPFINGWNDVTLTSPILIDGTQEFWFGYEIVETVDGYPAGLGPGPAVVGKGDMINSGYGWFSVKDAWGWEFNWTLQGFVSESSVLDSQQSTPWSRTYHLNPF, from the coding sequence ATGGGAGATTGTAATGCAGATGCTGAAATTGTCAACTGTATCATTTCCGGAAATACAAATACAAATGATAACGACTGGAATGGAGGCGGAGGCGGAGTAAATCTGGTACATACAGGAAAACTGGTGAATTGCCTTATTACCAATAACAGCGCACCAAATTCACCGGTGGGCGGAGGCGGAGTCTACTGCGACTGGGGTGATTATTATGGAAACCAGAATATTTTTATTATCGGATGTACCATAACAAATAATACCGCTTTGAATTGGGGCGGAACGAGCAATGTAATAAATGGCGGGGAGTTTCAAAATTGCCTTATTTGGGGAAATACTGATAATTCAGGTAATCCTTCAAATTATGACGGAAATACATTTGTTTATTGCTGCAGCGATCCCCAGCCCGATGGTTCAGGGAATATTTCTTCAGATCCGAATTTCGTCAATCCGGAATCAGGCAATTTCAGGTTACTAGATGCTAGTCCTTGTATTGATGCAGGATGGAATGATTTTAACTTTCAGACATTGGACCTGGATGGAAATCCCAGAATCAACGAATATACAATTGATATGGGCGCTTATGAATATGGGGCAGGAATCAATATTCAAATAGGAAATGGATCCGATCTTTCACAACAATTTCCAATAAACTCTTGTTACGATTACAGTTACAGTCAGCAGATCTATCTCGGAAGTGAAATAAACGATGGTAGTGGTACAAGCGGGTTCATTTCAAAGATCAGGTTCTACTATGCCGGCGGTGTTTCAAGCTTTTCAAACTCGAATAACTGGACCGTCTACCTGGGAAATACAGCCAAAACAGAGTTTGCAGGCACAGCAGATTGGGTGCCGGTAACTTCAATGAATCAAGTCTTCTCGGGAACAATTCCTGAACCTATTGCCGGAACCTGGGTTGAGATTCTCTTGCCCACGCCATTTCATTACACAGGTAGTAATATTGTGGTTGCCGTAGATGAAAATTCCAATAGCTATGACTGCACAGCATTCTGGAGTTCATTTTATACGGAGACTCATCGCGGCCTGCTATTTTATGATTACGGCATCAACCCCGATCCTGTTGCACCCCCAGAGGCTAATACAGGACTTGGACAGTTTATTAACCAGGTGCAATTTGAAATGAATACAATTGTGGGCACCCTTGAAGGAATTGTTGCTGAACAACCCAATTGTACGACACCTATTGCCGGGGCTACAATCACAACGGGGAATTATTCTACTACTTCTGATGCAACAGGTCATTACCAATTATCATTACCGGTTGGAATCTACAATGTTACTGCCTTCTATCAGGATGAAAGCCAGACCATTTCCTCCATTAATATAGACCCAGAAAATACTACCACCCAGGATTTCTGCCTGCAACCCTATTATGCACCACCTGTTAATTTGCAGGCGAATGTTACAGGTCCTGCCTTCAACAATGTACATCTGACCTGGATGATTCCAGGTTCAGTGGCTGACCAATGGATTCATTGGGATCAAGGAATCATCTCTGGCGGACTTGGATATGGCGCACCCGCTACCTTTAGTGTTGCCTCCAGGTGGCCGGTTTCTGATATTGCCTCTTATGACGGGACCTACCTTAAAAAGATCCGTTTTGCTCCTGCTGATCCAAATGCTGCTTACACTTTGAAAGTCTGGAAAGGAACCAATGCTTCTACATTACTGCATTCACAGGTTGTTACCAATCCGTTTATAAATGGATGGAATGATGTGACTCTCACTTCCCCGATACTGATTGATGGCACTCAGGAATTCTGGTTCGGTTATGAAATAGTTGAGACCGTCGACGGGTATCCTGCCGGTTTGGGCCCTGGGCCTGCTGTCGTTGGGAAAGGCGATATGATTAACAGTGGCTACGGATGGTTTTCCGTAAAAGATGCATGGGGCTGGGAATTTAACTGGACGCTCCAGGGTTTCGTTTCTGAAAGCTCAGTGCTTGATTCTCAACAGAGTACCCCATGGTCCAGAACCTATCATCTCAACCCATTTTAA
- a CDS encoding fibrobacter succinogenes major paralogous domain-containing protein: protein MKIKIRPAIYFFILTGLLTTITVSCKKDETTKKKDPVITWANPADISFGTVLSATQLNATADVAGTFVYTPAMGTTLTTGMNQDLKVEFKPTDASNYNQASKTVKINVVAKKDPVITWANPADISFGTLLSATQLNATADVSGIFAYTPAAGTQLNEGANQNLKVDFTPTNIVEYNTISKTVTINVTAPVPVTVTDTSGNVYPTITLGTQTWMAENLKTTKYNDGTDIPLVTENNEWFNLTTAAYCWYNNDETSFKETYGALYNGYAVNTKLCPSGWHIPSNSDWEDLELFLQDHGYNYDGTTTGNKYAKALATATGWTFHTGTGTVGNTDYPEMRNATGFSGYPAGYRINWGTSYHSGDQTFWWSSNEASSEAIYYLSITNNYASAAIYYSAKSTGFSVRCLKD from the coding sequence ATGAAAATCAAAATCAGACCAGCAATTTATTTTTTTATTCTAACAGGCTTGTTAACAACAATTACAGTTAGTTGCAAAAAAGATGAGACAACAAAAAAAAAAGACCCGGTGATTACCTGGGCAAATCCGGCCGACATCAGTTTTGGCACGGTACTCAGTGCAACACAGTTAAACGCAACAGCCGATGTTGCCGGCACTTTTGTGTACACACCTGCTATGGGAACCACATTAACTACAGGTATGAACCAGGATTTGAAAGTAGAATTCAAGCCAACTGATGCCTCCAACTACAATCAGGCCAGCAAAACTGTAAAAATTAATGTAGTAGCTAAAAAAGATCCGGTTATCACCTGGGCAAACCCGGCAGATATCAGTTTTGGTACTTTGCTTAGTGCTACTCAATTAAATGCAACTGCCGATGTGTCCGGCATCTTTGCATATACACCTGCTGCTGGTACACAACTAAATGAAGGCGCCAATCAGAATCTGAAAGTTGATTTTACCCCGACCAATATAGTTGAGTATAATACAATCAGTAAAACAGTAACTATTAATGTAACTGCCCCTGTGCCTGTTACTGTTACTGATACAAGCGGAAATGTTTACCCTACCATAACTCTTGGCACTCAAACGTGGATGGCGGAAAATTTGAAAACTACAAAATATAATGATGGTACAGATATTCCCCTGGTAACTGAAAACAACGAATGGTTTAATTTAACCACTGCTGCCTACTGCTGGTATAACAACGATGAAACTTCGTTTAAAGAAACTTATGGTGCATTATACAATGGATATGCAGTGAATACAAAACTTTGTCCCAGCGGTTGGCATATTCCTTCAAATTCCGATTGGGAAGATTTGGAGTTATTCCTTCAGGATCACGGGTATAACTACGATGGCACAACAACCGGAAACAAATATGCTAAAGCATTAGCAACAGCAACTGGCTGGACATTTCACACCGGAACCGGTACGGTTGGTAATACAGATTATCCTGAAATGAGAAATGCAACAGGCTTTTCAGGTTATCCTGCAGGTTATCGTATTAATTGGGGCACATCCTACCACAGTGGCGACCAAACGTTCTGGTGGAGTTCAAATGAGGCTTCTTCAGAAGCTATCTATTACCTAAGCATTACCAATAATTACGCTAGTGCAGCCATATATTATTCTGCTAAATCAACAGGTTTTTCTGTTCGTTGTCTGAAGGATTAA